The proteins below come from a single Salinivibrio kushneri genomic window:
- a CDS encoding Fe(3+) ABC transporter substrate-binding protein — protein MKKLLIASAITASLLGTSAAVASEEVNVYSYRQPFLIEPMFDAFTEETGIEVNVKFAKKGMAEKVKQEGEYSPADVLLTVDISRLQELVNQDVVQPVQSAVIDQNVPEQFRDSEDKWVALTTRARAVYSSRERVGKLGDDFDYLDLAKPEWKGKICTRSGKHPYNVSLVSAIIENHGEAKAKEWLEGVKDNLARKPQGNDRAQVKAIKEGLCDVSLGNSYYLGKMLNDEEQTAWAEAVYLNYPGQNAHGTHVNVSGMAMAKYAPNEENALKLMEFLTSDKAQHMYAEVNFEEPVKPGVEQSELVASWGDYKHDPMPLEAIADNYSQSVKLLDEVQFDL, from the coding sequence ATGAAAAAACTACTGATTGCCTCGGCTATCACCGCAAGCCTATTAGGAACCAGCGCCGCGGTTGCGTCCGAAGAAGTCAATGTTTACTCGTATCGCCAACCTTTCTTGATTGAACCCATGTTCGATGCGTTTACCGAAGAGACCGGCATTGAGGTGAATGTTAAATTCGCCAAAAAAGGCATGGCGGAAAAGGTTAAGCAAGAAGGTGAGTACAGCCCGGCTGACGTTTTGCTAACCGTTGATATTTCACGCCTTCAAGAGCTGGTTAATCAAGACGTGGTTCAGCCTGTACAGAGCGCGGTGATCGACCAAAACGTGCCTGAGCAGTTCCGTGATAGTGAAGACAAGTGGGTTGCGCTGACAACACGTGCCCGTGCGGTATACTCATCACGTGAGCGTGTGGGTAAACTAGGTGATGATTTTGACTACCTTGACTTGGCAAAACCAGAATGGAAAGGCAAGATTTGCACCCGTTCAGGCAAACACCCATACAACGTTTCTTTGGTATCAGCCATCATTGAAAACCACGGTGAAGCGAAAGCCAAAGAGTGGTTAGAGGGCGTAAAAGACAACCTCGCGCGTAAACCACAAGGCAATGATCGTGCACAAGTGAAAGCGATTAAAGAAGGCCTGTGTGATGTATCGCTAGGCAACAGCTATTACCTAGGTAAAATGCTGAATGACGAAGAACAAACAGCGTGGGCGGAAGCGGTTTACTTGAACTATCCTGGCCAAAACGCGCACGGTACGCACGTGAACGTGAGTGGCATGGCGATGGCGAAGTACGCGCCGAACGAAGAAAACGCGCTAAAACTAATGGAATTTTTAACGTCAGACAAAGCACAGCATATGTATGCTGAGGTGAACTTCGAAGAGCCTGTGAAGCCGGGTGTTGAGCAGTCTGAGCTGGTGGCGTCTTGGGGCGACTACAAGCATGACCCAATGCCGCTTGAGGCGATTGCGGATAACTACAGCCAGTCAGTGAAACTGCTGGATGAAGTGCAGTTCGACCTGTAA
- the glnK gene encoding P-II family nitrogen regulator — protein sequence MKLISAIIKPFKLDDVREALADAGIDGMTVSEVKGFGRQKGHTELYRGAEYQVDFLPKVKLEIAVQSEHVDSVVDAISKAAQTGKIGDGKIFVFDLQQAVRIRTGEMDLEAI from the coding sequence ATGAAACTGATTAGCGCCATTATCAAGCCATTCAAGCTTGATGACGTACGTGAAGCGTTGGCGGATGCTGGCATTGACGGCATGACTGTCTCAGAGGTGAAAGGCTTCGGCCGTCAAAAAGGGCACACAGAGTTATACCGCGGTGCTGAGTATCAGGTCGACTTTTTACCCAAAGTAAAATTAGAAATCGCGGTGCAGAGCGAGCATGTCGACAGTGTCGTGGACGCGATCTCTAAGGCTGCACAAACCGGCAAGATCGGCGATGGCAAAATCTTCGTCTTTGATCTTCAGCAGGCGGTGCGTATCCGTACTGGTGAGATGGATCTGGAAGCAATTTAA
- a CDS encoding TetR/AcrR family transcriptional regulator gives MAQSNERTRTRLSPERRKEQLLGCGLDVFAKRGIGRAGHADIAEMADVSVATVFNYFPTREDLVEEILAQTEKHFIKLINECTEQDQSMRASLNCITSQIIDTALADKAWMKVWFEWSTSIREDIWPRFVKGSRDAMDQFEQVFQHGMAKGEMVDRHQPRELASMLAGVCYVLFLQAHQQPDKTALNAMAQHYIDVLCQQS, from the coding sequence ATGGCTCAATCAAATGAGAGAACAAGGACGCGGCTATCGCCCGAGCGCCGCAAAGAGCAGTTATTAGGGTGTGGCTTAGATGTGTTTGCCAAACGCGGGATTGGTCGTGCGGGGCACGCCGATATTGCCGAAATGGCAGATGTCTCCGTCGCAACAGTATTTAACTACTTCCCAACCCGTGAAGACTTGGTGGAAGAGATCTTGGCCCAGACCGAGAAACACTTCATTAAACTCATTAATGAGTGCACCGAGCAAGATCAATCGATGCGAGCATCGCTAAACTGCATTACCTCGCAAATTATCGACACGGCACTGGCAGACAAAGCTTGGATGAAAGTCTGGTTTGAGTGGAGTACCTCTATTCGCGAGGATATTTGGCCACGCTTTGTCAAAGGCAGTCGAGACGCGATGGATCAGTTCGAACAAGTGTTCCAGCATGGGATGGCAAAAGGTGAGATGGTCGACCGTCACCAACCGCGTGAGCTTGCCAGTATGTTGGCTGGGGTGTGCTATGTGCTATTTTTACAGGCGCACCAGCAACCAGACAAAACGGCTTTAAACGCCATGGCTCAACACTATATTGATGTACTTTGCCAGCAAAGCTAA
- a CDS encoding SulP family inorganic anion transporter: MFDKGRFAQLTLKGDLFGGVTTAIISLPLALAFGVASGAGAEAGLWGAILVGLFASLFGGSSTLISEPTGPMTVIMTTVLTAMMARYPEGGVAMAFTVVMMAGAFQVLIGSLRLGKYVTLMPYSVVSGFMSGIGVILILLQLAPLLGQAAPSGGALGTLKALPDLLANADFKEVFLGALTLGILFYFPAKYRRFIPAQLVALVSITLVSILLFDTDSIRRIGEIPTGLPSLVIPHITTEHFTAMVIDALVLGTLGCIDTLLTAVIADSLTRQEHNSDRELRGQGIANMIAGLFGALPGAGATMGTVVNVQVGARSPLSGILRAAMLAAVVLVAGALTAPIPMAVLAGIAVYVGFNILDWSFLHRAHKISLQQTGIMYGVMALTVFVDLIVAVGLGVFIANLLVIERLSREQAKQVRAISDAEDDEVPLDDEERALLDASNGQVLFFYLSGPMIFSVSKAIARQHAHINEFRVMILDLSDVPMLDMTVGLALENAIKDAREAECTVFLLCPHDETREQLQRLHIGDWVREAHIFTTRKPALEAANRLVEVMP; the protein is encoded by the coding sequence GTGTTTGATAAAGGACGATTTGCACAGCTGACATTAAAAGGGGATCTATTTGGTGGGGTAACCACCGCGATAATCTCATTACCATTGGCACTTGCATTTGGTGTCGCCTCTGGGGCTGGCGCGGAAGCGGGGCTATGGGGCGCGATTTTAGTCGGGTTGTTTGCCTCGCTATTTGGCGGGTCGTCTACGCTGATTTCTGAACCGACCGGCCCAATGACAGTGATCATGACCACGGTATTAACCGCCATGATGGCGCGTTACCCGGAAGGGGGCGTAGCTATGGCATTCACCGTCGTCATGATGGCGGGGGCGTTCCAAGTACTGATTGGCAGCTTAAGGCTGGGGAAATACGTCACCTTAATGCCTTACAGTGTGGTATCCGGCTTCATGTCAGGGATTGGGGTGATTTTGATTTTGCTCCAGCTTGCCCCCTTGCTGGGGCAAGCGGCACCTTCTGGCGGGGCGCTTGGCACACTTAAAGCATTGCCGGACTTACTCGCTAATGCCGATTTTAAAGAGGTATTTCTCGGGGCGCTGACCCTTGGCATCTTGTTTTATTTTCCGGCGAAATATCGCCGTTTTATTCCCGCACAGCTTGTCGCGCTCGTCAGTATCACTTTGGTTTCAATTTTATTGTTTGATACCGACAGCATTCGTCGTATTGGGGAAATCCCCACTGGCTTACCTTCGCTAGTGATCCCGCATATCACGACAGAGCATTTTACCGCGATGGTGATTGATGCCCTCGTGCTGGGCACCTTAGGGTGTATTGATACCTTATTAACCGCGGTAATTGCTGACTCACTGACTCGGCAAGAGCACAACTCTGATCGCGAGCTGCGCGGGCAGGGCATTGCCAATATGATTGCCGGGTTATTTGGTGCGCTCCCTGGCGCGGGGGCCACTATGGGCACCGTGGTGAATGTGCAAGTGGGGGCGCGCTCTCCTTTGTCGGGGATATTGCGGGCGGCGATGTTAGCCGCGGTGGTATTGGTGGCAGGTGCGCTCACCGCGCCGATCCCGATGGCGGTACTCGCGGGCATTGCGGTATATGTCGGGTTTAATATCCTCGATTGGAGCTTTCTTCACCGCGCCCATAAAATCAGTTTGCAACAAACCGGTATTATGTATGGCGTGATGGCGCTGACGGTGTTTGTTGACTTGATTGTTGCCGTCGGCCTAGGGGTATTCATTGCCAACTTATTGGTGATTGAGCGCCTAAGCCGAGAGCAAGCCAAGCAAGTACGGGCCATCAGTGATGCCGAAGATGATGAAGTGCCGCTGGATGACGAAGAACGTGCGCTGCTTGATGCGAGCAATGGCCAAGTGTTGTTTTTCTATCTTTCAGGACCGATGATTTTCAGTGTCTCGAAAGCAATTGCACGCCAGCATGCCCACATCAACGAGTTCCGTGTGATGATTCTGGACCTAAGCGATGTGCCCATGTTGGATATGACCGTTGGTTTGGCATTAGAGAACGCGATTAAAGATGCGCGTGAGGCTGAGTGCACGGTGTTTTTACTGTGTCCGCACGACGAAACGCGCGAGCAGCTGCAGCGCCTTCATATCGGTGATTGGGTCCGAGAGGCGCATATCTTTACCACACGCAAACCGGCGCTCGAGGCGGCCAACCGCTTGGTAGAAGTGATGCCATAG
- the can gene encoding carbonate dehydratase has translation MAQIKALFANNKAWSKDIRDTNPQFFADLAKEQHPEYLWIGCADSRVPAERLTGLDSGELFVHRNVANQVIHTDLNCLSVVQYAVDVLQIKHIIVCGHYGCGGVHAAIENPELGLINNWLLHIRDLYLKHKSYLSQLPAQARGNRLCEINVAEQVYHLGNSTILRAAWERGQDVKVHGWFYDTTDGILRDLGMTANSRESLEINYQAAMCELVPDQVEY, from the coding sequence ATGGCCCAAATCAAAGCGTTGTTCGCCAATAATAAAGCCTGGTCAAAAGACATTCGTGATACTAACCCACAGTTTTTTGCCGACCTTGCCAAAGAGCAACACCCTGAATACTTATGGATTGGTTGCGCCGATAGTCGTGTGCCCGCAGAGCGCTTGACTGGTCTCGACTCTGGCGAGCTTTTTGTCCACCGTAATGTCGCCAATCAAGTTATTCATACCGATTTAAATTGCCTATCCGTCGTGCAGTACGCCGTCGACGTGCTGCAAATCAAGCACATTATTGTTTGTGGGCATTACGGCTGCGGCGGGGTACATGCGGCTATAGAAAACCCTGAGCTGGGTTTAATTAACAATTGGTTGCTACATATTCGCGACCTCTACCTCAAACACAAAAGCTACCTGAGCCAATTGCCTGCGCAAGCACGCGGTAATCGACTGTGTGAGATCAATGTCGCAGAGCAGGTTTATCATCTGGGCAATTCAACGATTTTGCGAGCCGCCTGGGAACGCGGCCAAGATGTAAAGGTTCATGGCTGGTTTTACGACACCACCGATGGGATCTTGCGGGATCTGGGGATGACCGCCAATAGTCGGGAATCGCTAGAAATAAACTACCAAGCGGCAATGTGTGAACTTGTGCCTGACCAAGTCGAGTATTAA
- the hpt gene encoding hypoxanthine phosphoribosyltransferase: MKHTVEVMISEQDVQARVKALGAEISEHYKDSPELVLVGLLRGSFVFMADLCRAIDMPHAVDFMTASSYGNSMESTRDVRILKDLDDDIKGKDILLVEDIIDTGNTLSKVCEILSLREPNSVRICTLLDKPERREVDVKVDWLGFTIPDEFVVGVGIDYAQKYRHLPYVGKVIPLD, from the coding sequence ATGAAACACACCGTTGAAGTGATGATTTCAGAGCAGGACGTTCAGGCGCGAGTGAAAGCCTTGGGCGCCGAGATCAGCGAGCACTATAAAGACTCACCGGAGTTGGTATTAGTGGGGCTGCTGCGTGGCTCGTTCGTTTTCATGGCGGATTTATGCCGTGCGATTGACATGCCGCATGCGGTCGACTTTATGACTGCATCAAGCTACGGCAACAGCATGGAAAGTACGCGTGATGTGCGTATTTTGAAAGATTTGGATGATGATATTAAAGGCAAAGACATACTCTTAGTCGAAGATATCATCGATACCGGCAATACGCTGAGTAAGGTGTGTGAAATCCTGTCTTTGCGCGAGCCAAATTCAGTACGTATTTGTACCTTATTAGATAAGCCTGAGCGCCGAGAAGTCGACGTCAAGGTTGATTGGCTGGGCTTTACGATTCCAGATGAATTTGTGGTCGGTGTGGGCATCGATTATGCGCAAAAGTACCGCCATCTGCCGTACGTTGGTAAAGTGATTCCGTTGGACTAA
- a CDS encoding ammonium transporter yields MELVNTVTELRYALDTFFFLLSGALVMWMAAGFAMLEAGLVRSKNTTEILTKNICLYAIACTMYLLVGYNIMYVDNSGGGFIPSFGTLIGTQGADADHSLESDFFFQVVFVATAMSVVSGAVAERMKLWAFLVFSVILTAVIYPVEGYWTWGGGFLSEAGFSDFAGSGIVHMAGAAAALAGVLLLGARKGKYSKNGKINPIPGSNLPLATLGTFILWFGWFGFNGGSQLMVSDFENATAVGQIFLNTNAAAAAGAIAALLVCKTMWGKADLTMVLNGALAGLVAITADPLSPSPVAALIIGAVSGVVVVFSIVGLDKIKIDDPVGAISVHGVCGFFGLMVVPLSNTGATFGAQLLGAAVIFAWVFAASFLVWLVLKNTMGIRVTEEEEMSGMDLHDCGIDAYPEFVSVK; encoded by the coding sequence ATGGAACTGGTAAACACGGTGACTGAATTGCGCTACGCGCTCGACACCTTTTTCTTTCTTTTATCCGGTGCGCTAGTGATGTGGATGGCAGCAGGCTTTGCCATGTTAGAGGCAGGGCTAGTACGCTCAAAAAACACCACTGAAATACTGACCAAAAATATCTGCCTCTATGCCATCGCATGTACCATGTACCTGTTAGTGGGCTACAACATCATGTACGTGGATAACAGCGGTGGTGGCTTTATACCGTCTTTCGGTACCTTGATTGGCACGCAAGGGGCGGACGCGGATCACTCGCTTGAATCAGACTTCTTCTTCCAAGTGGTGTTTGTGGCGACAGCGATGTCTGTGGTGTCAGGCGCGGTGGCTGAGCGTATGAAGCTGTGGGCGTTCCTGGTGTTCTCTGTCATCTTAACTGCGGTGATTTATCCGGTTGAAGGTTATTGGACCTGGGGCGGTGGCTTTCTCTCAGAAGCAGGCTTTAGCGACTTCGCTGGCTCTGGGATTGTTCACATGGCCGGTGCCGCTGCGGCACTCGCAGGTGTTCTGCTCTTGGGGGCGCGTAAAGGGAAATACAGCAAAAATGGCAAAATCAATCCCATCCCTGGTTCAAACCTGCCCCTCGCTACCCTAGGTACTTTTATCTTGTGGTTCGGCTGGTTTGGCTTTAACGGTGGTTCACAGTTGATGGTGTCGGATTTTGAAAACGCGACCGCGGTCGGGCAAATCTTCTTGAACACCAATGCGGCTGCGGCTGCGGGTGCGATTGCTGCTTTGCTGGTGTGTAAAACCATGTGGGGGAAAGCGGATTTGACCATGGTACTCAACGGTGCGTTAGCCGGCTTAGTGGCCATCACCGCGGATCCGCTATCACCTTCACCTGTGGCAGCGCTGATCATTGGTGCGGTATCAGGTGTGGTTGTGGTCTTCAGTATCGTTGGTCTTGATAAGATTAAAATTGATGACCCTGTTGGTGCTATCTCTGTGCACGGTGTGTGTGGCTTCTTCGGCTTGATGGTTGTGCCTTTAAGTAACACAGGGGCAACCTTTGGTGCGCAGCTTTTGGGTGCGGCAGTGATTTTTGCTTGGGTATTTGCGGCAAGTTTCCTCGTGTGGCTAGTGCTGAAAAACACCATGGGTATCCGTGTTACCGAAGAAGAAGAAATGTCAGGGATGGATTTACATGACTGTGGCATTGATGCATATCCCGAATTTGTTAGCGTAAAATAG
- a CDS encoding ABC transporter permease, translated as MRDRLPIIKTSSWSLALLLVLPILAIFYTAVGDTGDIFPHLFDTVLPTYTLNTSLLVAGVVAIAIILGVPTAWMLAMYQVPGSRQLQWAMVLPLAMPGYIIGYIYTDWFDYAGPLQRGLRALFEWQTVNDYWFPDMRTLPGACFVLALVLYPYIYLLTRAAFMEQSVTLTHSARLLGCSPMQSFRRISLPLARPAIAVGASLVAMEALGDFGTVNYFAVSTLTTAVYDTWLSYSSLTAAAKISAIMLVAIFLLISAERYGRRKQAQFSPSSSSDAIEKMPLTGWRKVGVLAWCWSLLSLAFILPLLQLLVYAWHYYEKNAVSEFATFSYNSFYTSSLAALIAVGIAWTVNVYRRLRGHGVSVAPMRLASMGYAVPGTVLAIGVMLVLTRGDHFINDIATHYGWGRPGLLLSGTMVALLVAFVVRFSAVAIGSIESSMAKIPPSLDMAARTMGCTTTGVIRRVHLPLIRRGTLIAMLLVFIESMKELNAAILLRPFNFETLATYVYNFTSDEHLEYAALPAILLVVVGLVPLILINRSLEQKYQ; from the coding sequence ATGCGAGATAGATTACCCATTATAAAAACCAGCAGTTGGAGCTTAGCTCTGTTGCTGGTTTTGCCGATCTTAGCGATCTTTTATACCGCGGTAGGCGACACCGGGGATATTTTCCCTCATCTGTTTGATACCGTACTACCGACTTATACCTTGAACACCAGCTTGTTAGTGGCTGGCGTGGTGGCGATTGCGATTATCCTCGGGGTGCCCACCGCGTGGATGCTGGCCATGTATCAGGTACCGGGCAGCCGACAACTGCAGTGGGCGATGGTGCTTCCGCTTGCGATGCCGGGCTATATTATTGGCTATATCTACACTGACTGGTTTGACTACGCAGGCCCATTGCAACGTGGCTTGCGGGCACTGTTTGAATGGCAAACGGTCAATGATTACTGGTTTCCCGATATGCGTACCTTGCCGGGTGCGTGTTTTGTGCTGGCGTTAGTCTTATACCCTTATATCTACTTGCTCACCCGTGCCGCGTTTATGGAGCAAAGTGTCACCTTGACCCACTCAGCGCGTTTGCTCGGTTGCTCGCCGATGCAAAGCTTTCGTCGCATTTCTTTACCGTTGGCACGGCCGGCGATTGCGGTGGGGGCCTCTTTGGTGGCGATGGAGGCGCTGGGCGATTTTGGTACGGTCAATTACTTTGCGGTCAGCACCCTTACAACCGCAGTCTATGATACTTGGTTGAGCTACTCGAGCTTAACCGCTGCCGCCAAAATCTCTGCGATCATGCTGGTTGCTATCTTCCTTTTGATCAGTGCTGAACGTTATGGGCGACGTAAACAAGCACAATTTAGTCCAAGCTCGAGCAGTGATGCGATTGAGAAAATGCCCTTAACAGGCTGGCGCAAAGTCGGTGTGTTAGCGTGGTGCTGGAGTCTGCTGTCACTGGCGTTTATTTTACCCCTGTTACAGCTTTTGGTGTATGCATGGCACTACTACGAAAAAAATGCGGTCAGCGAATTTGCCACCTTTAGCTATAACAGCTTTTATACCTCAAGTTTAGCGGCGCTCATTGCCGTTGGCATTGCGTGGACAGTCAATGTGTATCGCCGCCTGCGTGGGCATGGGGTCAGTGTGGCGCCCATGCGATTGGCGTCTATGGGGTATGCGGTGCCGGGGACGGTGCTCGCGATTGGCGTGATGTTAGTGCTGACGCGCGGCGATCACTTCATTAACGATATCGCCACCCATTACGGCTGGGGACGGCCTGGCCTCCTATTATCTGGCACCATGGTGGCCTTATTGGTGGCCTTTGTTGTGCGGTTCAGTGCCGTCGCCATTGGCAGCATTGAATCAAGCATGGCCAAAATTCCTCCTTCATTGGATATGGCGGCGCGAACCATGGGGTGCACCACCACAGGGGTGATTCGCCGTGTGCATTTACCCCTAATTCGGCGCGGCACGCTCATTGCGATGCTGTTGGTGTTTATTGAGTCGATGAAAGAGCTCAATGCGGCCATTTTATTGCGCCCTTTTAACTTTGAAACACTGGCCACCTATGTGTACAACTTTACCTCGGATGAGCACCTAGAGTATGCCGCCTTGCCTGCGATTTTGTTGGTCGTGGTTGGTTTGGTCCCCCTTATCCTGATTAACCGGTCATTGGAGCAAAAATATCAATGA
- a CDS encoding ABC transporter ATP-binding protein: MKCALAIENLTCSYNGTPVLKDLSLQVAPGEIVCLLGASGCGKTTLLKAMAGLMPLSSGKLSIGCKLMDDNQHSIPPEQRNIGMIFQDYALFPHLTVADNVGFGLSGFSTAARSEKVTEMLKLVRLAELGDRYPHQLSGGQQQRVAIARALAYEPDLLLLDEPFSNIDTQVRHDLIEEIRRIFKSQGVTAILVTHSREEAFAFADKLAVMNQGLIEQYGDTTEVYYQPASRFVADFLGQGSYVPVTVSSQEQMQTPLGPWPRPVHCHPGAHWWLLRPQFLSIRADEKGEGQVLSQQFMGDSSRYTIDIHGQKLSVHAREPLLVGDKVSLHIRPHEPVLFNDGPSFIDD, translated from the coding sequence ATGAAGTGTGCGCTCGCGATAGAGAATTTGACCTGCAGTTATAACGGCACTCCTGTTTTAAAGGATTTGTCGCTGCAAGTCGCGCCGGGAGAAATTGTGTGCTTGCTCGGCGCCAGTGGCTGCGGGAAGACGACGTTGCTAAAAGCAATGGCAGGATTAATGCCATTATCCTCAGGAAAGCTATCGATTGGGTGCAAACTCATGGACGATAATCAGCATTCAATCCCGCCAGAGCAACGCAATATTGGGATGATTTTCCAAGACTATGCGCTGTTCCCACACCTTACGGTGGCAGACAATGTGGGGTTTGGTCTGTCTGGATTCAGCACGGCAGCACGAAGTGAAAAAGTGACTGAGATGCTCAAGCTGGTGCGTCTGGCGGAGCTGGGTGACCGCTATCCTCACCAGCTCTCGGGCGGCCAACAACAGCGCGTGGCGATTGCGAGAGCGCTGGCTTATGAACCCGATCTGTTATTGCTTGATGAGCCCTTTTCAAATATTGATACCCAGGTTCGTCATGATTTAATTGAAGAAATCCGACGCATTTTTAAATCCCAAGGCGTCACGGCGATCCTTGTGACGCATAGCCGAGAGGAAGCATTCGCGTTTGCCGATAAGCTGGCGGTAATGAATCAGGGGCTCATTGAACAGTATGGCGATACCACAGAGGTGTATTACCAACCTGCGAGCCGTTTCGTCGCTGATTTTCTTGGCCAGGGCTCTTATGTGCCCGTAACGGTCTCGTCGCAAGAACAAATGCAGACACCGCTCGGCCCTTGGCCTCGTCCGGTGCATTGTCATCCAGGCGCGCATTGGTGGCTACTGAGACCGCAGTTTCTCAGTATCCGTGCTGATGAGAAGGGGGAAGGACAGGTGTTATCCCAACAGTTTATGGGTGACAGCAGCCGTTATACCATCGATATCCATGGTCAAAAACTGTCGGTACACGCGCGTGAGCCGCTATTGGTGGGAGATAAAGTCAGTTTACATATTCGCCCTCACGAACCAGTCCTTTTCAATGATGGGCCGAGTTTTATTGACGATTAA
- a CDS encoding glycerate kinase, translated as MHIVIAPDSFKEGLSARHVAQAIEAGIAPILPNARFSQLPMADGGEGFAQSFLDQLGGERYHCEVTGPDFRSVTADFIINREHRLAVIDVASASGLPLVPIHARNPRHTTSLGTGELIRAALDHDIDEIIIGLGGSATNDAGAGILTALGAKLLDGAGKPIPPTGEGLGALMTLDLDGLDARLNTVKLTAACDVDNPLCGPHGATTVFGPQKGAQEEDIRELEQYLHRFASICHLQLGQSICHFSGAGAAGGIGATLGGLLGAQLEPGVELLLSRTHAHHVLIQADWVITGEGRVDGQTQHGKVPAAVARIAHAHRIPVIVLAGSVGDDCEALYQQGVTAIFPIQAGPCELSDALMNSKKNLIRTSENIARMIRLSSHRPTTA; from the coding sequence ATGCATATCGTGATCGCACCTGATTCATTTAAAGAAGGCCTCAGTGCTCGCCACGTTGCTCAGGCGATCGAGGCTGGCATCGCGCCTATTTTGCCTAACGCCCGTTTCTCTCAACTGCCAATGGCTGACGGGGGTGAAGGCTTTGCACAAAGCTTTCTCGACCAACTTGGTGGCGAGCGTTATCACTGCGAGGTTACTGGACCCGATTTTCGCTCGGTGACCGCCGATTTTATTATCAACCGCGAGCATCGGCTTGCGGTTATTGATGTTGCCAGTGCATCTGGGCTGCCTTTGGTGCCTATTCACGCACGCAATCCACGTCATACCACCAGCTTAGGCACCGGTGAGCTCATTCGTGCCGCGCTTGACCATGACATTGATGAGATCATTATCGGCTTGGGGGGCAGTGCCACCAATGACGCTGGTGCAGGGATTCTGACCGCCCTGGGCGCCAAGCTCCTTGATGGCGCGGGCAAACCAATACCGCCTACAGGAGAGGGCCTGGGTGCACTGATGACGCTGGATCTTGACGGACTGGATGCTCGCCTTAACACGGTCAAACTCACTGCCGCCTGCGATGTAGACAATCCATTATGTGGACCGCATGGCGCTACCACCGTCTTTGGGCCACAAAAAGGCGCCCAGGAAGAAGACATTCGAGAATTGGAGCAATACCTGCACCGCTTTGCCAGTATTTGCCACCTACAATTGGGACAGTCCATTTGCCACTTTTCAGGCGCTGGCGCGGCTGGCGGGATCGGCGCGACACTCGGCGGGTTACTCGGCGCGCAGCTTGAGCCAGGGGTGGAATTGTTACTCTCACGCACCCATGCCCACCACGTATTGATACAAGCCGATTGGGTGATCACAGGCGAAGGCCGTGTCGATGGACAAACCCAGCACGGCAAAGTACCTGCCGCTGTTGCTAGAATCGCACATGCCCATCGTATTCCCGTCATCGTGCTCGCAGGCAGCGTGGGTGACGATTGCGAGGCGCTTTACCAGCAAGGCGTCACGGCGATATTTCCCATTCAAGCCGGCCCCTGTGAATTGAGCGACGCGCTAATGAACAGTAAAAAAAACCTCATTCGTACCAGTGAAAACATCGCACGCATGATCCGACTCTCCTCCCATCGACCCACAACCGCTTAA
- a CDS encoding YacL family protein has product MDYEFSRNSFDDSYRIVFSMGHEAIGRWLLDELGTELTQVTACLHTLQQLESEQQWRGHTFTLTANHDEVVVVANAMLQPASDDAQIMLNEQALTFYDEESYAACGYQDFLEMLDAYQDFIARYGRR; this is encoded by the coding sequence GTGGATTACGAATTTTCTCGCAACAGTTTTGATGACAGCTACCGGATTGTTTTTTCTATGGGACATGAAGCCATAGGACGTTGGCTATTGGATGAACTCGGCACGGAGCTGACGCAAGTGACAGCCTGTCTACATACTCTGCAGCAACTTGAGTCAGAGCAGCAGTGGCGCGGGCATACGTTCACGCTTACCGCCAATCATGATGAGGTCGTGGTGGTGGCGAATGCGATGCTGCAACCTGCCTCGGATGACGCGCAAATCATGCTCAATGAGCAAGCGCTGACCTTTTATGATGAAGAAAGCTACGCCGCGTGTGGTTACCAAGACTTTTTGGAAATGCTAGACGCCTACCAAGACTTTATTGCCCGTTACGGTCGACGTTAA